One window from the genome of Pyrobaculum ferrireducens encodes:
- a CDS encoding CaiB/BaiF CoA transferase family protein gives MSRPLSGVRVLDFTAAMAGPFATMLLADLGADVIKIEPPEGDHARDWGPPSYGEKYSAYFASVNRGKKSVVLDLKRSEGREVVYRLVKTARVVVENFRPGVAEKLGVDYNTLKRHNPNIVYCSISGFGEGPYRELPAYDLVALAMSGLMDLTGEPDGPPVKFAVPITDIAAGFYCALAVTAAVLSNLHGFIEIPLIEVAVSLLTHQAGYYFASGEVPRRMGSAHPTIVPYQAFKAKDGYFILAVGSDHIWRRFCDAIGRPDLAEDPRFKTNTDRVRNRELLVKILEQLFADREVSYWVKLLWSSGVPAAPVYNLAQVFSDPHMLYRGVVIERRGPHGVVKMLRSPINTHSMEVGNYTPPPALGQHTEEVLRELGYTDDDIKTLAEKGVIATHKPPP, from the coding sequence ATGAGCAGACCGCTTTCAGGTGTTAGGGTTTTGGATTTCACAGCTGCGATGGCAGGTCCCTTCGCCACTATGCTTTTGGCAGATCTTGGCGCCGACGTGATTAAGATAGAGCCCCCGGAGGGGGATCACGCCAGAGACTGGGGGCCGCCCTCCTATGGGGAGAAGTACAGCGCGTATTTCGCAAGTGTTAACAGAGGTAAGAAGTCTGTTGTTCTAGACTTGAAGAGGAGCGAGGGTAGGGAGGTGGTGTACCGCTTGGTAAAGACGGCGCGTGTAGTTGTGGAAAACTTCAGACCTGGCGTGGCTGAGAAGTTAGGTGTTGATTACAACACATTAAAGAGACACAACCCCAATATTGTCTACTGCTCTATCTCGGGGTTCGGGGAGGGGCCCTATAGGGAGCTACCGGCCTACGATCTAGTGGCTTTGGCTATGTCTGGCTTGATGGACTTAACAGGTGAGCCAGATGGCCCACCTGTAAAATTTGCCGTCCCTATTACCGACATAGCCGCGGGCTTCTACTGTGCCCTAGCGGTGACGGCGGCTGTCCTCAGCAACCTTCATGGTTTCATTGAGATTCCGCTGATAGAGGTAGCGGTTTCGTTACTAACACACCAAGCTGGCTACTACTTCGCCAGTGGGGAGGTGCCAAGGCGCATGGGAAGTGCTCACCCCACCATAGTGCCGTATCAAGCCTTTAAGGCAAAAGACGGATACTTCATACTCGCTGTTGGTAGTGACCATATATGGCGGCGGTTTTGCGATGCAATAGGCAGGCCCGATCTCGCCGAGGACCCGCGCTTCAAGACAAATACGGACAGAGTAAGAAATAGGGAGTTGCTAGTGAAAATACTAGAGCAGTTATTTGCAGATAGGGAGGTTAGTTACTGGGTTAAGTTATTATGGAGTAGCGGGGTCCCAGCGGCTCCGGTGTACAACCTTGCACAAGTTTTTTCAGATCCCCATATGCTTTATAGGGGGGTTGTAATAGAGCGGCGGGGTCCTCACGGCGTAGTAAAGATGTTGAGATCGCCGATAAATACCCACTCCATGGAGGTAGGCAACTACACACCTCCGCCGGCCTTGGGCCAGCACACAGA
- a CDS encoding TRAP transporter permease, translating to MEKSKLLQYYLAVASVYHLYLFFHPYTPLSYVARIPIFDLTQVVRATHVWFIVTAGYLHSYVYPPRPSPFAGYLIAVLALIPTLYLIPHIGPLEILFVFLAYIIAVGPLTARYKKELDLVGAAMAFLPYVYLVVNYEQLIYRAVTPEPWDLAMGWGLTLLLMGVVYRFVGGVLSILALIFMLYNMFGFIFPPPWKIPGFGVDFLIGKTYIETEAALFGTVTDVSVSYIVYFAIFGALLSSLKLGDKLARGVFAVLGRRPQSVGRAAAIMGVVQGMVSGSGAADAAYVGNALKDAFRKAGYDDVTAAGLVANVGTVALITPPILGAVAFVMAEILAIPYAWIMVMSVPVIILYITSILLYNEYYVAKVGLRELDIEKERLLDWFKNDGWAGVLPIISVLAILFLGYTITAAVVISTIISIIIAFFTKTKPSGGAIIEGLANGFKLLISVGSSIVVANFIMSMVVVSGLGTTFSVFLMNLAKSLYVALLFVAVFSLILGMGVPPTATYITASLLTAPAVIRFATASGMPEQAAVLATHMFLFYYAVLADITPPVGLSNFAAASVFGTNPIDVGIKAAKVALPKYIVVALFLTSYESTAILIMPTLLTTGVQFTITMFTMKMLLTLGAIWAFTIANVGWVAGRDIGTLYRLLALFTGVLLIAPSWVLNAVGAVALAVFYLLARFRLL from the coding sequence ATGGAGAAGTCAAAGCTTCTCCAGTACTATCTGGCAGTTGCCTCTGTTTACCACCTCTACCTATTCTTCCACCCATACACTCCCCTAAGCTATGTAGCCAGGATACCAATTTTTGACCTCACTCAGGTCGTTAGAGCTACGCACGTGTGGTTTATAGTCACCGCTGGGTATCTCCACTCATATGTATATCCGCCGCGGCCATCCCCATTCGCAGGGTATTTAATAGCGGTGCTTGCGTTGATACCGACGCTTTACCTAATACCGCATATTGGGCCTCTTGAGATCTTATTCGTGTTCCTCGCCTATATCATAGCCGTGGGGCCGCTGACTGCTAGATACAAGAAGGAACTGGATTTGGTGGGGGCGGCCATGGCGTTCTTGCCGTATGTATATCTAGTCGTTAATTACGAGCAGTTGATTTATAGGGCGGTCACGCCGGAGCCTTGGGATCTAGCAATGGGCTGGGGTCTCACTCTGTTGCTAATGGGCGTGGTTTACAGATTTGTGGGTGGCGTGTTGTCAATACTCGCGTTAATTTTCATGCTTTATAACATGTTTGGCTTCATATTTCCTCCGCCTTGGAAGATACCCGGCTTCGGCGTCGACTTCCTGATTGGCAAAACTTATATCGAGACTGAGGCAGCACTCTTTGGCACCGTCACCGACGTGTCGGTTTCTTACATAGTTTATTTTGCCATATTCGGCGCGTTGCTGTCCTCTCTGAAGCTCGGCGATAAGCTGGCTAGGGGAGTATTTGCGGTATTGGGCAGAAGGCCTCAGAGTGTTGGCCGCGCCGCGGCTATTATGGGCGTTGTGCAGGGCATGGTGTCTGGGTCAGGTGCTGCTGATGCGGCGTATGTAGGCAATGCCTTGAAAGATGCCTTTAGAAAAGCCGGCTATGATGACGTCACAGCCGCTGGGCTTGTGGCTAATGTTGGAACTGTGGCGTTGATCACGCCGCCGATTCTTGGAGCTGTAGCCTTTGTAATGGCTGAGATACTAGCTATACCATACGCTTGGATTATGGTAATGTCAGTACCGGTAATTATACTCTACATAACTTCTATTCTGCTTTATAATGAGTATTACGTCGCAAAGGTTGGTCTGAGAGAGCTGGATATTGAAAAAGAGAGGTTGCTTGACTGGTTTAAAAACGATGGCTGGGCCGGCGTTCTGCCTATCATTTCAGTTCTTGCCATATTGTTTCTAGGCTATACTATCACAGCTGCGGTGGTTATTTCTACAATTATATCAATTATTATAGCGTTTTTTACTAAGACGAAGCCAAGTGGAGGCGCGATTATAGAGGGGCTGGCTAATGGATTTAAACTCCTTATCTCAGTCGGTAGCTCGATAGTCGTGGCCAACTTCATAATGTCTATGGTAGTCGTCTCTGGATTAGGGACTACTTTCTCAGTTTTTCTGATGAATCTCGCGAAGTCTCTCTACGTCGCTCTGTTATTTGTAGCAGTGTTTTCTCTAATACTAGGCATGGGGGTACCGCCGACCGCTACCTATATCACTGCCTCGCTACTGACCGCGCCTGCGGTTATAAGATTCGCCACGGCCTCGGGTATGCCGGAGCAGGCTGCTGTACTCGCTACCCACATGTTCCTGTTTTACTACGCTGTGTTAGCCGACATTACGCCCCCGGTGGGACTCTCAAACTTCGCAGCGGCCTCGGTCTTTGGGACCAATCCAATTGATGTTGGTATAAAAGCCGCCAAGGTGGCGCTTCCTAAGTACATAGTGGTGGCGCTGTTCCTAACAAGCTACGAGTCTACGGCGATTTTAATAATGCCTACTCTACTCACAACCGGCGTACAGTTTACCATAACTATGTTCACTATGAAGATGTTGTTAACGCTAGGTGCTATATGGGCTTTTACAATTGCTAATGTTGGGTGGGTGGCTGGCAGGGATATAGGGACTTTGTATAGATTGCTCGCGCTTTTCACCGGCGTTTTGTTAATCGCGCCGAGCTGGGTGCTGAACGCCGTGGGCGCAGTAGCATTGGCAGTGTTTTACCTATTGGCTAGGTTTAGGTTACTATGA